TTCCTGTTTTGCGGAATACTCTTGGTTGTAAATGTTTTTCTTAATCCAGTTGGTTGCCATGCTCAGTCCGAGCATGGAGATGCAACACATAAGGCCTTGTTTGTGTTTGGAGACTCATTGTTTGATCCCGGGAACAATCAATATCTTAAAGACACCACAGAGGCTGTTGCAACTACCTGGCCTTACGGAGAAACTTACTTCAAACGCCCCACAGGAAGACTTTCTGATGGCCGCATAGTTCCTGATTTGATTGGTACGTATAACACATCAATATTGTTTCTAgttaatcacttaattatatgcaaCTGTGGCTTCGTGTTAATGTGTATACTTCATCTTGTTGCAGCCCAGTTTGCCAATTTGCCCATAATCCCACCATACCTGCAACCGGGAAGTCATCAATTCACTGATGGGGCTAACTTTGCTTCTGCTGGAGCTGGTGTTCTCGATGCAACTCATCCTGGAACGGTATACACCTTTGTTTTCTGTGGTTAAAAGTGCTGGCTTTTTGTGCGAATTACTAGtttgattattgttatttttgttttgcaGATAAATCTGGAGTTGCAGCTTAGCTACTTTAAGGATGTGCAGAAGTCACTGCAGAAGAAACTTGGTGATGAAGAAGCCAAGAAGGTGTTGATGAATGCTGTTTACTTATTTAGCATTGGAGGCAATGACTACTTCAGCTTTTCCTCTATGAACCCCAAGGCTTCTCAGTCCTCCAAGGGTCAATGTGTTAAATCAGTCATTGGCAACTTAACATCTGTTCTCACAGTAAGTAACATAACTTGTTCTAATTAGATGATAACAAAGAGGTcgtattctaattttttttgttaattcaaCTGCAGGAGGTGTATCATATGGGGGGAAGGAAAATTGCATTCCAAAATGCAGGGAAATTGGGTTGCCTACCGATGATGAAAGCACTTGATCCTACCCTTGGAAGTTCTTGTTCAGATTCACCCTCATCACAAGCAAGACTACACAACAGATATCTCGCAGTTGTTCTTAAGAAGATGTCAACCCAATTGCCAGGATTCAAATATGCAATATTTGATTACTACAATGCAATTGGTGACAGAGTTGCTTACCCTTCAAAATATGGTGGGTTCTGACCTCAACTTTCATCAATCATGTATAAATCCTTAGTCATAACATATTTGTTCTAATTTGTTGTCTGTTATTTTATGTTGTGAAGGATTCAAAGAGGGGAAGGCTGCATGCTGTGGCAGTGGAAATTACAGAGGAATGAATTGCGGGAAAACAATAAATGGGACACAATCTTTTGAGGTGTGCAGTGATCCTAAAGAATATGTGTGGTTTGATGGTGGACATACTACAGAAAGTGCTAATACCCAGCTAGCTCAGCTGCTCTGGAATGGAGCGCCACCAGTCACAGGACCTTACAATATGAAACAGCTATTTAGTCTATGATTATT
Above is a genomic segment from Mangifera indica cultivar Alphonso chromosome 3, CATAS_Mindica_2.1, whole genome shotgun sequence containing:
- the LOC123210661 gene encoding GDSL esterase/lipase 1-like; its protein translation is MASLSFLFCGILLVVNVFLNPVGCHAQSEHGDATHKALFVFGDSLFDPGNNQYLKDTTEAVATTWPYGETYFKRPTGRLSDGRIVPDLIAQFANLPIIPPYLQPGSHQFTDGANFASAGAGVLDATHPGTINLELQLSYFKDVQKSLQKKLGDEEAKKVLMNAVYLFSIGGNDYFSFSSMNPKASQSSKGQCVKSVIGNLTSVLTEVYHMGGRKIAFQNAGKLGCLPMMKALDPTLGSSCSDSPSSQARLHNRYLAVVLKKMSTQLPGFKYAIFDYYNAIGDRVAYPSKYGFKEGKAACCGSGNYRGMNCGKTINGTQSFEVCSDPKEYVWFDGGHTTESANTQLAQLLWNGAPPVTGPYNMKQLFSL